The sequence below is a genomic window from Tenacibaculum tangerinum.
CTATTGAAGATGCCAATATTACTGCTGAAGAATTAGACTATATTATTTTTGCTCATAATTTCGGAGATGTAAAAGAAGGAGCTATTCAAAGCGATATTCTCCCCAGTTTGGCAACCCGTGTAAAATACTTGCTTGAAATTGAAAACCCTAATTGTGTAGCCTACGATATCTTATTTGGCTGTCCTGGGTGGATTGAAGGCGTTATTCAAGCACAAGCTTTTATAAAAGCTGGTATAGCTCAAAAATGCTTGGTTATCGGAGCCGAAACACTCTCTAGAGTTATCGACGTAAACGATAGAGATTCTATGATTTATAGTGACGGTGCTGGTGCATGTATAGTTGAAGCTTCGGATAAAGATGACAGCGGAATTTTAAGTCATGCCTCACAAACCCATACAAAAGAGGAAGCTTATTATTTATTCTTTGGCAACTCTTTTGACAAGAACAAAGACAAGGATATTCGCTATATAAAAATGCACGGACGAAAAATTTATGAATTTGCATTAAACAACGTTCCAAACGCAATGAAGATCGCTTTAGATAAAAGTGGGTTGAGTATTGACGACGTTAAAAAGGTTTTTATTCACCAGGCAAATGAGAAAATGGACGAAGCTATTATCAAACGCTTTTATCGACTGTATAAAAAACCGATTCCTGAAGGAGTAATGCCTATGAGTATTCACAAATTAGGAAATAGCTCAGTAGCCACAGTACCTACCCTACTCGACCTTGTTTTAAAAGGAAATATTGAAAACCAAGAAGTAAAAAAAGGAGAAGTTATTATTCTAGCCTCAGTAGGTGCTGGTATGAATATTAATGCAATTGTTTACAAGTATTGATAGTTTTTCAGTCGTATTAATTTCTTATTAAATATTCTCGCAAATCTAAAATCTAAGTACTATTTTTGCGCATGCAACAACACAACGTACTTATATTAGATTTCGGCTCGCAATACACACAGTTAATTGCACGCCGCGTAAGAGAATTAAACATTTATTGTGAAATTCATCCTTACAACAAAATACCACAAAATTTAAACGATTTTAAAGCCGTAATTCTTTCAGGAAGTCCATCTTCTGTTCGTTCAGAAGAAGCTCCACATCCAGATTTATCAGAAATTAGAGGTAAAAAACCTTTATTGGCAGTATG
It includes:
- a CDS encoding 3-oxoacyl-ACP synthase III family protein; the protein is MKPAITGTGTFIPSIIKENSKFNDNVFLNADGTSFSNPNAVIIEKFKSITGIEERRYAKAEYNTSDLGFFAAKKAIEDANITAEELDYIIFAHNFGDVKEGAIQSDILPSLATRVKYLLEIENPNCVAYDILFGCPGWIEGVIQAQAFIKAGIAQKCLVIGAETLSRVIDVNDRDSMIYSDGAGACIVEASDKDDSGILSHASQTHTKEEAYYLFFGNSFDKNKDKDIRYIKMHGRKIYEFALNNVPNAMKIALDKSGLSIDDVKKVFIHQANEKMDEAIIKRFYRLYKKPIPEGVMPMSIHKLGNSSVATVPTLLDLVLKGNIENQEVKKGEVIILASVGAGMNINAIVYKY